CTTACCATCGCTTTCACCATGACCGTAATGATCAAATGCCATCGCTTTAAAACCACTTGCCGCTACTTTCTCCATAAGTGGTAAAAATTGGCGGCTACTACCAGACCAGCCATGGGTAAAAACAACAGCAGGACCTTCACCAATTGAGGTAAGGTGTAAGTCACCGTGCTCGGTTGCTAGTTTTTGTTGCGTAAACTGAGCTGACAATGTTGTTCTTTTACGGTTTTTTACCGGCGTTAACAGTAATTTTCTCGTTTGATTAAAGGCAAACTTTGGAGCAATTTTAAGCGCGGTAGTCGATGCCGCTTTAATCAAATAATAGGCAAGCGGTTTTCTTTTTGCCGATGATGAAAAATAGATTTTACTGCTCATACAGATTCCTCTGCGCGGTGGCGCTCAATTAATTGGTTTAGGGCTGTTTTAAAACGGCTATGCTCAGCGTCTTCAACACCTAGCCACGACATGCTTTGGCTGCCCAAATAAAGTGCGTAGAGTTCAAACACAAATTGCTCTGCGCTTACGTTTTGTTTGAATTGCCCAGCACTTATCACTTGCGTAACTTTGTGAGTTAAATAGCCAAGCCAATTTGCAAGATCTTGCTTAACTCGGTCGTGTATAGCGCCGGGTTGGTCATCAAATTCCACTGCCGCGGAGATAAAAATGCAGGTTTTTGCTTGGTTTTCATACCAATCTAGCCAGTTCTCACACAAGCTAAGTAATTGACCAAGAGGATCAAGCTCGCGGTTGATTGGCTGAATAACCGTGCTTTGAAAAAGTTCATTGGCGAATGTTAGTACATTTAATTGCAGCGTTTCTTTTGATTTGAAATGCGAAAACAAGCCCGATTTTGACATGCCTGTGGCAACTGCAAGGCCGCCAATAGTGAGGTTGTCTAAGCTTGACTGTGTAGCAATTTTTAACGCGGTTGCGAGGATCTGCTGTTTTGTTTCTTGACCTTTACTCATAAAAGTACGCTCGTGCTATTATTGGTGTGATAATAGCACGAGCGTGCTAAAAGTAAATGTTTCAATTAGCTGTTTGCGAACACCGCATTTAATTCAATGTTGCCTATACTGTGTGTAATGCAATATGAGAGTTCACTATGCTAACCCCCGATTTACCAGCCAATGAAAATACAAGAATTAAAACCCTACAAAGCTTAAATGTGCTCGATACACCGCCTGAGCAAAGGCTCGATAGAGTTACGCAAATTGCAGCTAAAATGTTTAACGTACCTATCGCATTGGTATCATTAGTTGATAAAGAACGACAGTGGTTTAAGTCTTGTGTTGGTTTAACGGCAAGTGAAACACCGCGAGATATTTCCTTTTGCGGCCATGCGATTTTAAGTGAGCAAGCATTGGTTGTAACAGATACTTTAGCGGATGAGCGTTTTGCAGATAACCCGTTGGTACAGGGCGAGCCAAATATTCGCTTTTATGCGGGGATCCCTCTTGAGCATGAAAATGGATGCCGTTTGGGTACCTTGTGCATTATTGATAGCAAACCTCGTAATTTTAATACAGACGATATTGCCTTATTGAAAGAGCTTGCGATACTTGTGGAACTTGAGTTAGTAAATAAATTACCAAATACCACAGACCCCGTAACAGGGTTATCAAACAAAGTTGGTTTTAAGTTATTAGCGCCGATTAGTTTAAAGGTGTGTCAAAAATTAAATCTTAAAGTTTCGGTAGTGTATTTGTTTATGAAAGGGCTGCTTAGTTATCGTCATGATCGACAGAAGTATACGACTATTTTAAAGACAACAGCTGAACTTTACAAAACCACATTTAGAGCGACTGATTTAATCGCCCGTTATGATGAAAATGGATTTGTTGCGCTACTAAGTAATGCGGACAAACACAATACGCAAGAGCTACTTGATTGTTTGATCACGCAAATGAATGACGTTGATTTTGACGTGCACCATGATAGCCCTATTGAGTTGATAACGGGTGTCATCGACAGCTCACCATTTTGTGATATTGATGAGCTGATCTTTAACGCCTTTATTAAGCTGCATGAGCAAGGCGAGGGGCTTTAGAAACAGGATGCGACAATAAGCTGCTTAATCATCTCTTGGCTTGGTTTTATTTTTTCCATCGCTAAAAATTCATCGGGTTGGTGGGCTTGTTGTATTGAGCCTGGACCCATTACGATTGTTTCGCAACCGAGTTGTTGTAAAAAAGGCGCTTCGGTGCAATAGTTTACTGCTTGTGCTTTTTCACCAGACAGCTTTTCAGCAAGCTTTACTAAACTGCTATCGGTGCTGCCTGAAAACGCAGGAATAGGTTCGTGCAAATCATGTACCGCCACCGCGTTTGGATATTGATCATTTATCGGCGCTACCGCCTGCAACAGCATTGCTTGAAGTTCTGGAATACTAATGCCGGGAATTGGGCGCATATCAATATGTAACTCGCAACAACCACAAATGCGGTTGGCATTGTCACCACCATGGATGTGTCCAAGGTTTAAAGTTGGGTAGGGTATTTTAAAATCTGTTAGTGAATATTTATTCTTTATGTCTTCTTTTAGTTTTAATAGCTGGCTAATCACAAGCTGCATGACTTCTATCGCGTTTAAACCCGCATCAGGATCAGAGCTATGACCTGCTTTACCTGTTACACGAATTGCCGTCGACATATGTCCTTTATGAGTATAAACAGGCACCATGTCGGTAGGTTCACCAATAATACAACGAGCCGGCTTTAGTTTATTCTGTTTGGCGATTTCAATTGCGCCAGCCATTGTAGTTTCTTCATCTGCGGTCGCTAAAATTGTAATAGGCTGTTTTAGATTAGCGAGTCCAGTATCGTTATCTATTTCTTGTAATGCATTTAAAACAAAAGCAAAAAAGCCTTTCATATCGATACTGCCTAAGCCATAAAACTTATTGTCTTGTTCGCTTAATTTGAACGGGTCGAATTGCCAACGACTATCGTCAAATGGCACTGTGTCTGTATGTCCTGCCAGCATTAAACCGCCTTCACCCGTACCTAACTTTGCCGCTAAATTGTATTTTCCCAGATTATTATCAAGTTCTGTAATTTCGACTGCAAAGCCAAGTGATTCACACCAAGTTGCCAATAAATTGATGACTTCGCGGTTACTCATGTCGAGTGATGGCACCGTTGCGCTAATCGACGGTGCAGCAATAAGTGCACCATACATATCAAGAAAGTGTAATTGCGACATGATTACCTCAAAATATTTAATAAATAATTATGCAAAAAAGTTGAATATAAATTTACATTGGTTTATTCTGCATTTCAATTCATTATTTTGAAATAATTAGTACCGAGACTAACAGCATGCAGAACTCAATTTTACGACGATAACACTTTTTGAAAACTTGTCTTTATACCCTTAATAGTTTTTTGGAAAAAATATGAATATCGTTATCGTTGGTGCAAGCGGTTACTCAGGTGCTGAGCTTGCCAAATTAATCTCTCTACATAACTCACTAAAGTTAGTGGGTATGTATGTGTCTGAAAATAGCTTAGATAAAGGTAAATCGCTTGCTAGTCTTTACCCTGAACTAAATGGCATTGTTGCAGGTGAAATAGCGCCGTTAAATAGTGAGGCATTTTCAGTAATCGAACAAAATGCCGATGCCATTTGCCTATGCACAGAACATTCAGTCAGTGTCGAACTTGCCCCTCAGTTTTTAGCAATGGGCAAAAAAGTATTTGATTTATCTGGAGGCTTTCGCCTGTCATCAAATGATGACTATGAAACCTATTATGGCTTTAAACACACTAGCCCTGAGCTATTAGAACAAGCTGTTTATGGTCTTGTTGAATGGCAAAAAGATCAAATCAAAAATGCACAGTTAGTAGCAGTACCTGGTTGTTACCCAACCGCTGCACTAAATGCGCTTAAACCATTAAAACAAGCCGGCTTACTTACTGATGATTCTGTGATTATCAATGCGGTTTCTGGTGTTACTGGCGCTGGGCGTAAAGCCAATGTGGCAACGCATTTTTGCGAAGTGAGCCTAAAACCGTACGGTTTATTTAATCATAGACACGGCCCTGAAATTGAAAAATACCTTGACCACAAGGTGTTGTTCACACCGCATTTAGGTAATTTTAAGCGCGGTATTCTTGAAACTATCTATGTCAAAGTAAAACCAGGCACGACTGCAAAGCAAATTGCAGAGTCATATCAAGTGCTTGCTGATGAGCCTTTAATTCGCTTACTTGGTGATGTTATTCCATCAATTAAAGGTGTTGAGAACACGCCGTTTGTTGATATTGGTTGGCAGTTACAGGGTGAACAACTCATTGTTATTTCTGCGATTGATAATTTACTTAAAGGCGCGTCAGGTCAAGCACTGCAATGTATTAATTTAACTTTAGGACTGCCTGCTCATACTGGCTTTCAAGGAGTGAATCATGGCTAATTGGGTAATTAAGCTAGGTGGCGCGGTATTAAATAATATTGACGCTGCAAAAGCGTTAATTGATGTGCTGCATCAAAAGCCAAAAGACAAATTTATTTTAGTGCATGGCGGTGGCTCATTAGTAGATAGCTGGTTAAGCGATGCGGGCTTTGTTACGTCAAAGCACCTTGGTCTGCGTATTAGTCCGCGTGAACAAATGCCTTACATTGTTGGTGCGCTTGCGGGCTGTGCAAATAAGCAATTAATGGGCGCGGCAATTAGTAATGGTTTTAAGCCTGTTGGTTTAAGCCTTTATGAAGCGGGTCTTGTTAGTGAACAAAAGCTAAAAGCCCTTGGCCAAGTCGGTACCTGCATTGAAAACGATGCCAGTATTCTTAAATCATTGCTAAATGCGGGGTGTTTTCCAATTGTGAGCTCGATTGGTTTTGACTTAGAAGGAAATTGGTACAACGTAAACGCCGATGAAGCAGCAGCTGGTATCGCTCAATTGCTTGATGCGGAGCTTGTTTTTATGACAGATGTAGAAGCTGTATTAGATCACAAGCTTAATCCGTTACATCAGTTATCAAGTGCTGATATCAGCACATTAATCGAAGAGGGAGTCATTAAAGGCGGCATGCAGGTAAAAGTAAATACCAGCTTGCAAGCTGC
This region of Pseudoalteromonas spongiae UST010723-006 genomic DNA includes:
- a CDS encoding TetR/AcrR family transcriptional regulator, which produces MSKGQETKQQILATALKIATQSSLDNLTIGGLAVATGMSKSGLFSHFKSKETLQLNVLTFANELFQSTVIQPINRELDPLGQLLSLCENWLDWYENQAKTCIFISAAVEFDDQPGAIHDRVKQDLANWLGYLTHKVTQVISAGQFKQNVSAEQFVFELYALYLGSQSMSWLGVEDAEHSRFKTALNQLIERHRAEESV
- a CDS encoding GAF domain-containing protein; translation: MLTPDLPANENTRIKTLQSLNVLDTPPEQRLDRVTQIAAKMFNVPIALVSLVDKERQWFKSCVGLTASETPRDISFCGHAILSEQALVVTDTLADERFADNPLVQGEPNIRFYAGIPLEHENGCRLGTLCIIDSKPRNFNTDDIALLKELAILVELELVNKLPNTTDPVTGLSNKVGFKLLAPISLKVCQKLNLKVSVVYLFMKGLLSYRHDRQKYTTILKTTAELYKTTFRATDLIARYDENGFVALLSNADKHNTQELLDCLITQMNDVDFDVHHDSPIELITGVIDSSPFCDIDELIFNAFIKLHEQGEGL
- the argE gene encoding acetylornithine deacetylase, producing MSQLHFLDMYGALIAAPSISATVPSLDMSNREVINLLATWCESLGFAVEITELDNNLGKYNLAAKLGTGEGGLMLAGHTDTVPFDDSRWQFDPFKLSEQDNKFYGLGSIDMKGFFAFVLNALQEIDNDTGLANLKQPITILATADEETTMAGAIEIAKQNKLKPARCIIGEPTDMVPVYTHKGHMSTAIRVTGKAGHSSDPDAGLNAIEVMQLVISQLLKLKEDIKNKYSLTDFKIPYPTLNLGHIHGGDNANRICGCCELHIDMRPIPGISIPELQAMLLQAVAPINDQYPNAVAVHDLHEPIPAFSGSTDSSLVKLAEKLSGEKAQAVNYCTEAPFLQQLGCETIVMGPGSIQQAHQPDEFLAMEKIKPSQEMIKQLIVASCF
- the argC gene encoding N-acetyl-gamma-glutamyl-phosphate reductase, with the translated sequence MNIVIVGASGYSGAELAKLISLHNSLKLVGMYVSENSLDKGKSLASLYPELNGIVAGEIAPLNSEAFSVIEQNADAICLCTEHSVSVELAPQFLAMGKKVFDLSGGFRLSSNDDYETYYGFKHTSPELLEQAVYGLVEWQKDQIKNAQLVAVPGCYPTAALNALKPLKQAGLLTDDSVIINAVSGVTGAGRKANVATHFCEVSLKPYGLFNHRHGPEIEKYLDHKVLFTPHLGNFKRGILETIYVKVKPGTTAKQIAESYQVLADEPLIRLLGDVIPSIKGVENTPFVDIGWQLQGEQLIVISAIDNLLKGASGQALQCINLTLGLPAHTGFQGVNHG
- the argB gene encoding acetylglutamate kinase, yielding MANWVIKLGGAVLNNIDAAKALIDVLHQKPKDKFILVHGGGSLVDSWLSDAGFVTSKHLGLRISPREQMPYIVGALAGCANKQLMGAAISNGFKPVGLSLYEAGLVSEQKLKALGQVGTCIENDASILKSLLNAGCFPIVSSIGFDLEGNWYNVNADEAAAGIAQLLDAELVFMTDVEAVLDHKLNPLHQLSSADISTLIEEGVIKGGMQVKVNTSLQAAQHLRRGVYISSWQKPDNLIALLNGEHVGTKITP